Proteins encoded by one window of Williamwhitmania taraxaci:
- a CDS encoding sulfite exporter TauE/SafE family protein: MELFWVILIVLVASLVKGITGFGFALVSLPPLLIWYSPKEIIPVLLLCNLFSSTIIVLQKKDRKLISKQFNTLILYGAAFTIFGVILLKYLPEELMIVILSIFLILLSILSVLGVEYKMKLTTRSYKIAGALLGFLTGSISISGPPMALFLHSAKVDNQQFREIFSWFSIATSVVALVGYILLDILTFKSFKMVLLFIPILYIGSFIGKRINHLIPDIVFKKAILIITLVSSIFILIR; encoded by the coding sequence ATGGAACTTTTTTGGGTAATTCTGATCGTGCTTGTAGCAAGCCTTGTGAAAGGAATCACCGGCTTCGGTTTTGCATTGGTATCGCTTCCCCCATTATTGATATGGTACTCTCCAAAGGAAATTATTCCAGTATTGCTTTTGTGCAATTTATTCTCGTCCACCATTATTGTTCTTCAAAAGAAAGACCGCAAACTAATCAGTAAGCAATTTAATACGCTGATACTTTATGGCGCCGCTTTTACCATTTTTGGGGTGATACTCCTTAAGTATCTGCCCGAGGAGTTAATGATTGTTATCCTAAGTATTTTTCTGATTCTATTGTCCATCCTTTCCGTTCTTGGAGTTGAATACAAAATGAAACTGACGACTAGATCGTATAAAATTGCAGGAGCTCTTTTGGGTTTCTTAACCGGGAGTATTTCCATTAGTGGTCCTCCAATGGCACTTTTCTTGCATTCGGCAAAGGTCGACAATCAGCAATTCCGCGAGATATTTTCGTGGTTTAGCATAGCCACATCCGTAGTTGCATTGGTAGGATATATTTTGTTGGATATCTTAACTTTTAAGTCTTTTAAAATGGTTTTGTTGTTTATACCTATCCTTTATATCGGTTCATTTATAGGCAAAAGAATAAACCACCTTATTCCTGATATTGTTTTCAAAAAGGCGATTCTGATTATCACTTTAGTTTCCAGTATTTTTATTCTGATACGATGA